A single Streptococcus thermophilus DNA region contains:
- a CDS encoding cystathionine beta-lyase has protein sequence MTDYMDLALKYGGFTSLDKVYLQNTLSDLSDNQKLAFITPPPSVINAYFAEIYQKQSPEAATDYYLELSKELNLFNPVPSFDEHKPFIRLNLSGKSYGFCYENADEVALVFAEHLEVPTTDILFELAQVFPQYKVYLEGTQVKMAKVDFDEEVLEELTPETQLLSRVTKLKGSVIKLASFNQDELVELLSQYKGQTVYYGFAQRECLAYIVQK, from the coding sequence ATGACTGATTATATGGATTTAGCTTTAAAATATGGTGGTTTTACAAGTTTAGATAAGGTATATCTTCAAAACACCTTGTCAGACCTTTCAGACAATCAAAAACTGGCCTTTATTACGCCACCACCAAGTGTTATTAATGCTTATTTTGCAGAGATTTACCAGAAACAGTCTCCAGAAGCAGCAACGGATTACTATTTGGAGCTTTCGAAAGAACTTAACCTCTTTAATCCAGTACCATCTTTTGATGAACACAAGCCCTTTATTCGTCTCAATCTGTCAGGAAAATCTTATGGTTTTTGCTATGAAAATGCTGATGAAGTGGCCCTAGTCTTTGCAGAGCATTTAGAGGTTCCAACGACTGATATTTTGTTTGAGCTTGCTCAAGTTTTCCCACAATATAAGGTTTATCTTGAAGGGACTCAAGTTAAAATGGCCAAGGTTGACTTTGATGAAGAAGTATTGGAAGAGTTGACACCAGAGACTCAGTTACTTAGTCGTGTCACTAAACTGAAGGGAAGTGTCATTAAGTTAGCTAGCTTCAATCAAGATGAATTAGTGGAACTTTTGTCTCAATATAAAGGGCAAACTGTTTATTATGGATTTGCTCAGCGTGAATGCCTGGCTTATATTGTCCAGAAATAA
- the hflX gene encoding GTPase HflX encodes MIETAKQQERAILVGVELQETENFDMSMEELASLAKTAGAEVVASYTQKRERYDSKSFVGSGKLEEIKAMVDADEITTVIVNNRLTPRQNTNLEAAFGVKVIDRMQLILDIFAMRARSHEGKLQVHLAQLKYMLPRLSGQGIMLNRQAGGIGSRGPGESQLELNRRSIRNQIADIERQLKIVEKNRETIREKRVDSTTFKIGLIGYTNAGKSTIMNLMTDDKQYEANELFATLDATTKKIYLKDQFQVTLTDTVGFIQDLPTELVAAFKSTLEESRNVDLLLHVIDASDPNHEEHENVVLDILKELDMTDIPRLAIYNKMDVANNLVATVFPNVRLSARDKGSREALRRLLIDEIQQNFEHFSIKVNQDQAYKLYQLSQLALLDSYSFETEVEEITGYISPKNKWKLEEFYD; translated from the coding sequence ATGATAGAGACAGCCAAGCAGCAAGAACGTGCTATTTTAGTAGGTGTTGAATTGCAAGAGACAGAGAATTTTGACATGTCCATGGAGGAACTTGCTAGTCTTGCCAAAACAGCAGGAGCAGAGGTTGTAGCTAGCTATACTCAAAAACGTGAACGCTATGATAGTAAGTCCTTCGTAGGTTCAGGAAAATTAGAGGAAATCAAGGCTATGGTGGACGCGGATGAGATTACTACGGTCATTGTCAATAACCGTTTAACCCCACGTCAAAATACCAATCTTGAAGCAGCATTTGGCGTAAAAGTCATTGATCGCATGCAATTGATTTTGGATATCTTTGCCATGAGAGCTAGAAGTCATGAAGGAAAACTTCAAGTTCATCTAGCTCAGCTCAAATACATGTTGCCCCGTTTATCTGGTCAGGGAATTATGCTCAATCGTCAAGCAGGGGGCATTGGTAGCCGTGGTCCTGGTGAAAGTCAGCTGGAACTCAATCGTCGTTCTATCCGTAACCAGATTGCGGATATTGAACGCCAATTAAAGATTGTTGAGAAGAACCGAGAGACCATTCGTGAAAAGCGTGTCGACTCAACTACCTTTAAAATCGGCTTGATAGGTTATACCAATGCTGGGAAATCAACTATTATGAACCTTATGACGGATGATAAGCAGTATGAGGCCAATGAACTTTTTGCGACTCTGGATGCAACGACTAAGAAAATATACTTAAAAGATCAGTTTCAAGTGACCTTGACAGATACGGTTGGTTTTATTCAGGATTTGCCAACAGAATTGGTGGCTGCCTTTAAGTCGACGCTTGAAGAAAGTCGTAATGTGGACCTCCTTTTGCATGTCATCGATGCTAGTGATCCGAATCACGAAGAACATGAAAACGTGGTTTTAGATATCCTTAAAGAACTGGACATGACTGATATTCCTCGCCTAGCTATCTACAATAAGATGGACGTGGCGAATAACTTAGTAGCAACAGTCTTTCCTAATGTTCGTCTCTCAGCGCGTGACAAGGGAAGTCGTGAGGCTTTGCGAAGACTCTTGATTGATGAAATTCAACAGAATTTTGAACACTTTAGTATTAAGGTTAATCAGGACCAAGCTTATAAACTTTATCAGTTGAGTCAATTAGCCTTGTTAGATAGCTATAGTTTTGAGACAGAAGTGGAAGAAATTACAGGCTATATTTCACCGAAAAATAAATGGAAATTGGAAGAGTTTTATGACTGA